One segment of Nostoc flagelliforme CCNUN1 DNA contains the following:
- the petH gene encoding ferredoxin--NADP reductase codes for MYNQGAVEGAANTELGSRIFLYEVVGLRQSEETDQTNYPIRKSGSVFIRVPYNRMNQEMRRITRLGGTIVSIQPVTALQPVNGKASLGNATSEVSELATSGETANSEGNGKATPVNAHSAEENKDKKGNTMTQAKAKKDHGDVPVNTYRPNAPFIGKVISNEPLVKEGGIGIVQHLKFDLSGSNLKYIEGQSIGIIPPGLDKNGKPEKLRLYSIASTRHGDDVDDKTVSLCVRQLEYKHPETSETVYGVCSTHLCFLKPGEEVKITGPVGKEMLLPNDPDANVIMMATGTGIAPMRAYLWRQFKDAERAANPEYQFKGFSWLIFGVPTTPNLLYKEELEEIQQKYPDNFRLTAAISREQKNPQGGRMYIQDRVAEHADELWQLIKNEKTHTYICGLRGMEEGIDAALTAAAAKEGVTWSDYQKQLKKAGRWHVETY; via the coding sequence ATGTACAATCAAGGTGCTGTTGAGGGTGCTGCCAACACAGAATTAGGTAGCCGCATCTTCCTTTATGAAGTAGTGGGTTTGCGTCAGAGCGAAGAAACTGATCAAACTAACTACCCAATTCGGAAAAGTGGCAGTGTGTTCATCAGAGTGCCTTACAACCGCATGAATCAAGAAATGCGACGTATCACTCGTCTAGGCGGCACAATTGTTAGCATCCAACCTGTAACTGCGCTACAGCCAGTTAATGGTAAAGCCTCACTTGGGAATGCTACAAGCGAAGTCAGCGAGTTAGCTACATCTGGGGAAACTGCTAACAGTGAAGGGAATGGTAAAGCCACACCTGTGAATGCTCATAGTGCTGAAGAGAACAAGGACAAGAAAGGCAACACCATGACTCAAGCGAAAGCCAAAAAAGACCACGGTGACGTTCCTGTTAATACTTACCGTCCCAATGCTCCGTTTATTGGCAAGGTAATATCTAATGAACCGTTAGTCAAAGAAGGCGGTATTGGTATTGTTCAACACCTTAAATTTGACCTATCTGGCAGTAATTTAAAGTATATAGAAGGTCAAAGTATTGGGATTATTCCACCAGGATTAGACAAGAACGGCAAGCCGGAAAAACTTAGACTGTATTCCATCGCCTCAACTCGTCATGGCGATGATGTGGATGATAAGACAGTATCACTGTGCGTCCGCCAATTGGAGTACAAGCACCCAGAAACTAGCGAAACAGTCTACGGGGTTTGCTCTACGCACCTGTGTTTCCTGAAGCCAGGGGAAGAGGTAAAAATTACCGGGCCTGTGGGTAAGGAAATGTTGTTACCCAATGACCCTGATGCTAATGTAATCATGATGGCAACCGGAACAGGTATTGCGCCGATGCGGGCTTATCTGTGGCGTCAGTTTAAAGATGCAGAAAGAGCAGCTAACCCAGAATACCAATTTAAAGGATTCTCTTGGTTAATATTTGGTGTACCAACAACTCCAAACCTCTTATATAAGGAAGAACTGGAAGAAATTCAACAAAAATATCCTGATAACTTCCGCCTCACTGCTGCTATCAGCCGCGAACAGAAAAATCCCCAAGGCGGTAGAATGTATATTCAAGACCGCGTAGCTGAACACGCAGATGAATTGTGGCAATTGATTAAAAATGAAAAAACCCACACTTACATCTGCGGTTTGCGCGGTATGGAAGAAGGTATTGATGCAGCCTTAACTGCTGCTGCTGCTAAGGAAGGCGTAACCTGGAGTGATTACCAGAAGCAACTCAAGAAAGCCGGTCGCTGGCACGTAGAAACATACTAA
- a CDS encoding helix-turn-helix domain-containing protein, which produces MVIPARQYLYIFKAKIYPTNEQRTCISQILGCKFIDML; this is translated from the coding sequence ATTGTAATTCCTGCTCGACAATACTTATATATATTCAAAGCAAAAATCTATCCAACGAATGAGCAAAGAACTTGCATTAGTCAAATTCTTGGCTGTAAATTTATAGACATGCTCTGA
- a CDS encoding phosphoribulokinase — protein sequence MTNKPERVVLIGVAGDSGCGKSTFLRRLIDLFGEDLMTVICLDDYHSLDRKQRKETGITALDPRANNFDLMYEQIKALKSGQAIDKPIYNHETGLIDPPERIEPNHIIVVEGLHPLYDERVRSLIDFSVYFDISDEVKIAWKIQRDMAERGHRYEDVLAQINSRKPDFDKFIEPQREFADVVLQVLPTNLIKNDTERRVLRVRMLQREGKEGFEPTYLFDEGSTINWTPCGRKLTCSYPGMQLYYGSDVYYGRYVSVLEVDGQFDNLEEVIYIETHLSNTSTKYQGELTHLLLQHREYPGSNNGTGFFQVLTGLKMRAAYERLTTTEAKLAVQV from the coding sequence ATGACAAATAAGCCGGAACGGGTGGTACTAATTGGAGTAGCCGGAGACTCTGGATGCGGGAAATCTACGTTTTTGCGTCGTTTGATAGATTTGTTTGGTGAAGATTTAATGACAGTCATTTGCTTGGATGACTATCATTCCCTCGATCGCAAACAACGTAAAGAAACTGGGATAACGGCATTAGACCCCAGAGCAAACAATTTTGACCTGATGTATGAGCAAATTAAAGCGCTCAAAAGTGGTCAAGCGATTGATAAGCCGATTTATAACCACGAAACTGGCTTAATTGATCCGCCAGAGCGGATAGAGCCGAATCACATTATAGTTGTTGAAGGGCTGCATCCTTTATATGATGAGCGGGTGCGATCGCTAATCGACTTCAGTGTTTATTTTGACATTAGCGATGAAGTCAAAATTGCCTGGAAAATCCAGCGAGATATGGCTGAACGTGGCCATCGCTACGAAGATGTCTTAGCGCAAATCAATTCCCGCAAACCTGACTTTGATAAATTTATCGAACCACAAAGAGAATTTGCTGATGTGGTTCTGCAAGTATTACCCACGAACTTGATCAAAAACGACACGGAGCGCAGAGTCCTGCGGGTACGTATGCTCCAGCGCGAAGGTAAGGAAGGCTTTGAGCCAACCTACCTATTTGATGAAGGGTCAACAATTAATTGGACTCCTTGTGGACGCAAGCTGACCTGTTCTTATCCTGGTATGCAACTGTACTACGGTTCAGATGTTTACTACGGCCGCTATGTCTCAGTACTAGAGGTCGATGGTCAATTTGACAACTTGGAAGAAGTAATTTATATCGAAACCCATCTCAGCAATACATCTACTAAATATCAGGGTGAATTGACTCACTTATTACTCCAGCACCGCGAGTATCCAGGTTCCAATAATGGTACTGGTTTCTTCCAAGTGCTTACAGGTTTGAAAATGCGTGCTGCCTATGAGCGGTTGACAACTACTGAAGCAAAGTTAGCAGTTCAAGTTTAA
- the metK gene encoding methionine adenosyltransferase, with translation MSRRYLFTSESVTEGHPDKICDQISDTILDALLTQDPSSRVAAEVVVNTGLVLITGEITTKANVNFVNLARQKIAEIGYTNADNGFSANSTSVLLALDEQSPDIAQGVNTAQETRQQDSDELFDKIGAGDQGIMFGFASNETPELMPLPISLAHRIARRLAAVRKTGELSYLRPDGKTQVTVVYEDGRPVGIDTILISTQHTASIGEITDEAAVQAKIKQDLWLAVVEPVFGDIEIKPNQETRFLVNPTGKFVVGGPQGDSGLTGRKIIVDTYGGYSRHGGGAFSGKDPTKVDRSAAYAARYVAKNIVAAGLAEKVEIQLSYAIGVARPTSILVDTFGTGKVDEETLLELINQHFELRPAGIIHAFNLRNLPSERGGRFYQDVAAYGHFGRADLDLPWEQTDKAELLKQAANELLSAVVAQILT, from the coding sequence TTGTCTCGTCGATATTTATTTACCTCCGAGTCAGTTACCGAAGGTCATCCAGATAAAATCTGCGATCAGATTTCTGATACCATTCTGGATGCCCTACTGACACAAGACCCCAGCAGCCGTGTCGCTGCTGAAGTAGTAGTTAATACTGGTTTGGTGCTAATCACTGGTGAAATAACCACCAAAGCCAATGTGAATTTCGTCAATCTCGCCCGTCAGAAAATTGCTGAAATTGGCTATACCAATGCCGATAATGGCTTTTCTGCTAACAGCACCAGCGTTCTGCTGGCTTTAGACGAACAATCACCCGATATTGCCCAAGGCGTTAACACCGCTCAAGAAACCCGCCAGCAAGATAGTGATGAGCTATTTGACAAAATTGGTGCAGGCGATCAAGGTATAATGTTCGGTTTTGCCAGTAACGAAACACCAGAACTGATGCCTTTACCCATCAGTCTCGCCCACCGTATTGCTCGCCGATTGGCAGCAGTCCGTAAAACAGGTGAACTGTCATACTTACGCCCTGACGGTAAAACCCAAGTAACTGTGGTCTACGAAGATGGACGCCCAGTAGGTATTGATACTATTCTAATTTCCACCCAGCATACAGCCAGTATTGGGGAAATCACGGATGAGGCGGCTGTACAAGCCAAAATTAAACAAGACCTCTGGTTAGCAGTGGTTGAACCTGTTTTTGGCGACATTGAAATTAAGCCTAATCAGGAAACACGTTTTTTAGTCAACCCCACTGGCAAATTTGTCGTTGGTGGTCCTCAAGGAGACTCTGGTCTGACAGGACGGAAAATAATTGTTGACACCTACGGTGGTTATTCACGGCATGGTGGCGGCGCTTTTTCTGGCAAAGACCCCACTAAGGTAGACCGCTCTGCTGCTTATGCTGCTCGCTATGTGGCGAAAAATATTGTCGCTGCTGGGTTGGCAGAAAAAGTTGAAATTCAGCTATCCTATGCCATTGGCGTAGCGCGACCAACAAGCATTCTGGTTGATACCTTTGGCACCGGTAAAGTGGATGAAGAAACCTTACTGGAATTAATCAACCAGCACTTTGAACTCCGCCCGGCGGGGATTATTCATGCCTTCAACTTACGTAACCTACCAAGTGAACGAGGCGGACGTTTTTATCAGGACGTCGCGGCTTACGGTCATTTTGGGCGGGCTGATTTAGACTTGCCTTGGGAACAGACCGATAAAGCCGAATTGTTGAAGCAAGCAGCAAACGAGTTGCTTTCGGCAGTAGTTGCTCAGATACTAACTTAG
- a CDS encoding homocysteine biosynthesis protein, which translates to MRTIAEINEKISRQRAVVLTTEELKARVVEIGVTKAAKEVDVITTGTFEPMESSGAIINLGHTDPPIKIRRCWLDGVPAYSGFGAVDLYLGASSAVETTDGEEVRERGGGHVIEDLIAGKSIHVKAQGQVTDCYPRATFETTITSETINQFYLFNPRNLYQNFIVGVNGGDRPLFTYLGPLQPRLGNAVYSNPGAISPLLNDPDLQLVGIGTRIFLGGGIGYVAWEGTQHFPLQKRLANRTPIGPSATLALIGDAKQMDAHWVRGCYFKSYGPSLMLGVGVPLPVLNEQVVEHCAVQDQDLVAPIVDFSIPRRVRPTFGLVSYAQLKSGRITIEGKAVRSAPLASLFFSRQVALELKKWIEAGTFTLTEPVSPIPMERSFLPQDRRTDF; encoded by the coding sequence ATGCGAACAATTGCAGAAATTAACGAAAAAATCAGCCGCCAACGTGCGGTGGTGTTGACAACTGAGGAATTAAAAGCACGAGTTGTAGAAATCGGTGTTACTAAAGCTGCTAAAGAAGTTGATGTAATTACCACTGGCACGTTTGAGCCGATGGAATCAAGTGGTGCAATTATCAATCTCGGACACACTGACCCCCCGATAAAAATTCGCCGGTGTTGGTTAGATGGTGTACCAGCATACTCTGGTTTTGGGGCAGTAGATTTATATTTGGGTGCGAGTTCTGCTGTGGAGACGACGGACGGGGAAGAAGTCCGAGAACGTGGCGGTGGTCATGTAATCGAAGATTTGATCGCTGGTAAATCTATACACGTAAAAGCGCAAGGGCAAGTAACAGATTGTTATCCCAGAGCAACTTTTGAAACTACAATTACCAGTGAAACGATTAATCAGTTCTATTTATTTAATCCGCGCAATCTTTATCAAAATTTTATTGTTGGGGTAAATGGTGGCGATCGCCCCCTCTTCACCTATCTTGGCCCTTTACAACCCCGTCTGGGGAATGCCGTTTACTCTAACCCTGGTGCTATTTCCCCCTTACTCAACGATCCCGATTTACAGCTCGTTGGTATAGGTACTCGAATCTTTTTAGGCGGTGGTATTGGATATGTCGCCTGGGAAGGCACTCAGCATTTCCCTTTACAAAAGCGTTTAGCTAATCGTACACCGATTGGGCCTTCCGCCACTTTAGCTTTAATTGGTGATGCCAAGCAAATGGATGCTCACTGGGTACGGGGATGTTACTTCAAAAGTTATGGTCCCTCATTGATGTTAGGTGTTGGTGTACCACTCCCTGTATTAAATGAACAAGTAGTTGAACACTGTGCCGTCCAAGATCAAGACTTAGTAGCCCCAATAGTAGATTTTTCCATTCCCCGGCGCGTTCGTCCCACCTTTGGTTTGGTGAGTTATGCCCAACTCAAATCTGGCCGGATCACCATTGAGGGCAAAGCTGTACGCTCTGCCCCCTTAGCGAGTTTGTTTTTTTCTAGGCAAGTCGCCCTAGAGTTGAAAAAGTGGATCGAAGCAGGTACGTTTACCCTGACAGAACCAGTTTCCCCAATTCCGATGGAGCGATCTTTTCTACCCCAAGACCGGCGGACGGATTTTTAA
- a CDS encoding tetratricopeptide repeat protein, producing MSQPRNRWIVQIVLALAILAFVGVSVIPIIGAFNNTPPSNQNTASSRGTLTSTDQKSKLEDEVRGYELVLQREPENQTALKGLFQARLQLLSQKEKSEVKPADIQVVIEPLEKLAKLNPEQSEYSVLLAQAKQQIGDREGAAQAYRSILEAKPGDLKALQGMVALLISQQRPEAAIGLLQETLSKAAQANTIQPGSVDTVAVQVLLGSVHASQKRYAQASSVYDQAIKKDPKDFRPVVAKAMLLKQQGKDADAKLLFDSAAALAPAQYKDEIKNAATASPLPNPAASPAPSPESAPK from the coding sequence GTGTCTCAACCGCGCAATCGTTGGATAGTTCAAATCGTCTTGGCGCTGGCAATTCTTGCTTTTGTGGGTGTTTCAGTGATTCCCATAATTGGAGCATTTAATAATACGCCACCCTCAAACCAGAATACCGCTAGCAGCAGAGGCACTTTGACCTCTACTGACCAAAAATCAAAACTGGAAGACGAAGTACGGGGTTATGAACTGGTTTTGCAAAGGGAACCAGAAAATCAGACTGCGCTGAAGGGCTTATTCCAGGCGCGGCTACAATTACTGAGTCAAAAAGAAAAAAGTGAGGTTAAACCAGCTGATATCCAAGTTGTGATTGAACCTTTAGAAAAGCTAGCCAAGCTGAATCCCGAACAGTCAGAATATTCAGTGCTACTGGCTCAAGCCAAACAGCAAATTGGCGATCGCGAAGGAGCAGCTCAAGCTTATCGCTCGATTTTGGAGGCTAAACCAGGCGATTTGAAGGCTTTGCAAGGAATGGTGGCTCTGTTGATCAGTCAGCAACGCCCGGAAGCAGCCATTGGTTTGCTGCAAGAAACCCTCTCTAAAGCAGCCCAAGCAAATACAATTCAGCCTGGAAGTGTAGATACAGTAGCCGTGCAGGTGCTCTTAGGTTCTGTTCACGCTTCCCAGAAACGTTATGCTCAAGCTAGCTCTGTATATGACCAAGCAATTAAGAAAGATCCCAAGGATTTTCGCCCCGTTGTGGCCAAAGCGATGCTCTTGAAGCAACAGGGCAAAGACGCAGATGCAAAACTTTTATTTGATAGCGCCGCAGCTTTAGCACCCGCTCAGTACAAAGATGAAATTAAGAATGCAGCAACGGCTTCGCCCCTCCCTAATCCTGCTGCATCTCCCGCGCCTTCACCGGAAAGTGCGCCTAAATAA
- a CDS encoding TMEM165/GDT1 family protein — translation MLTAFTAGLLLITVSELGDKTFFIAVILAMHHSRRLVFTGVTAALAAMTILSVLFGQAVSFLPKVYIHYAEIALFIAFGLKLLYDASKMSPAACDTEVVEEAEAAVKKADLELPKQKTSLTIIIEAFVLTFMAEWGDRTQIATIALAAGNNPIGVTIGAILGHAICAAIAVIGGKMIAGRISERQLTLIGGCLFLVFGVVAAIEGA, via the coding sequence GTGTTAACAGCTTTTACCGCAGGTTTATTATTAATAACAGTTTCAGAACTAGGCGATAAAACATTTTTTATTGCTGTGATTTTGGCAATGCACCACTCGCGGCGGCTGGTATTTACAGGTGTGACAGCTGCTTTAGCTGCGATGACAATCCTTTCGGTGCTATTTGGACAAGCGGTATCTTTTTTACCAAAAGTTTATATTCATTACGCCGAAATAGCTTTGTTTATTGCCTTTGGTCTCAAGCTGTTATATGACGCTAGTAAGATGTCTCCTGCTGCTTGTGATACAGAAGTTGTAGAAGAAGCCGAAGCTGCGGTGAAAAAAGCAGATTTAGAGTTACCAAAGCAAAAGACTTCGTTAACAATTATCATAGAAGCCTTTGTATTGACATTTATGGCAGAGTGGGGCGATCGCACCCAAATTGCCACCATTGCTCTAGCCGCAGGTAATAATCCCATTGGAGTGACAATAGGTGCAATTTTAGGACATGCCATTTGTGCTGCGATCGCAGTTATCGGCGGCAAAATGATTGCCGGACGAATTTCTGAGCGTCAACTCACCTTAATTGGCGGATGCCTGTTTTTGGTGTTTGGTGTCGTTGCTGCCATTGAGGGAGCGTAA
- a CDS encoding DUF29 domain-containing protein, whose product MSSLKAHSRTLYDTDYLQWIETTVKKLQSHDYANVDWENLIEEIADMGRSERRSLKSNLIVILVHLFKWQFQPENRSGSWEGSIIEHRRRVKEDLDDSPSLKSYLENVFIECYAQVVKQAKAETGLSVESFPVRCPYQLAEVTNDEFLPQ is encoded by the coding sequence ATGTCTTCCCTAAAAGCGCATTCCCGAACGCTATATGACACGGATTACTTGCAATGGATAGAAACGACTGTGAAAAAATTACAAAGTCACGACTACGCGAACGTGGACTGGGAAAACCTCATCGAAGAAATTGCCGACATGGGAAGGAGTGAGCGTCGGAGCCTCAAGAGTAATCTGATTGTAATTCTGGTGCATTTGTTCAAATGGCAATTTCAGCCTGAAAACAGAAGCGGTAGCTGGGAAGGAAGCATCATTGAACATCGTAGACGTGTCAAAGAAGATCTAGATGATTCCCCTAGTCTCAAATCCTATCTTGAGAATGTCTTTATAGAGTGTTATGCACAAGTGGTTAAGCAAGCAAAAGCTGAAACTGGTTTGTCAGTAGAATCCTTTCCTGTGAGGTGTCCATATCAGCTAGCAGAAGTCACAAATGATGAGTTCTTACCTCAGTAA
- a CDS encoding protochlorophyllide reductase — protein sequence MEQHHKPTVVITGASSGVGLYAAKALAERGWYVVMACRDIAKAQLAAQSVGIPHQGSYTIMHIDLGSLESVRQFVNNFRASGNSLDALVCNAAIYMPLIKEPLRSPEGYELTVTTNHLGHFLLCNLMLEDLKKSSSQPRLVILGTVTHNPDELGGKIPPRPDLGDLQGFAEGFKKPISMIDGKKFEPVKAYKDSKVCNVLTMRELHRRYHESTGIAFSSLYPGCVAETPLFRNHYPLFQKIFPLFQKYITGGYVSQELAGERVAAVVADPEYNQSGAYWSWGNRQNKDGKSFVQKVSPQARDDEKGDRMWELSAKLVGLA from the coding sequence ATGGAACAACATCACAAGCCAACGGTTGTAATTACAGGTGCTTCTTCAGGGGTCGGTTTGTACGCTGCCAAGGCTCTTGCTGAAAGAGGATGGTATGTAGTGATGGCTTGTAGGGATATAGCGAAGGCTCAACTTGCAGCCCAATCTGTGGGAATCCCGCATCAGGGTAGCTACACCATCATGCATATCGATCTTGGCTCTTTAGAAAGCGTTCGACAATTTGTGAATAACTTTCGAGCAAGCGGCAACTCTCTAGATGCTTTGGTGTGCAACGCCGCAATTTATATGCCCTTAATAAAGGAACCTTTACGCAGTCCAGAAGGTTACGAGTTAACTGTCACCACAAATCACCTCGGACATTTCCTTTTGTGCAACCTGATGCTAGAGGATCTGAAAAAATCATCTTCACAACCAAGGCTCGTTATTTTAGGAACTGTCACTCACAATCCAGACGAACTGGGTGGGAAGATTCCGCCGCGTCCCGACTTGGGCGATTTGCAAGGCTTTGCAGAAGGATTTAAAAAGCCAATCTCGATGATTGACGGCAAGAAGTTTGAACCCGTCAAAGCTTACAAGGACAGCAAGGTTTGCAACGTGCTGACTATGCGGGAACTACATCGGCGCTATCACGAGTCAACTGGTATCGCCTTCAGCTCTCTCTATCCGGGATGTGTTGCAGAAACGCCGCTATTTAGAAACCACTATCCCCTATTTCAGAAAATCTTCCCTTTATTCCAGAAGTACATCACTGGGGGATATGTGTCTCAAGAACTGGCGGGGGAACGGGTTGCTGCGGTAGTTGCCGATCCTGAGTACAATCAATCCGGTGCTTATTGGAGCTGGGGAAATCGCCAAAACAAAGATGGCAAATCCTTTGTCCAAAAGGTTTCTCCTCAAGCCCGCGATGATGAAAAAGGCGATCGCATGTGGGAACTAAGCGCCAAGTTGGTTGGACTAGCATGA
- a CDS encoding T4SS efffector SepA family protein, with translation MMMPVIRIPDPIYKRLQALAVPFEDTPITVIEKLLNEYEARYQPQQVSETENYRVLEPDTPSNLHHTRVLRAVIGSQEIHQPNWNKIVDAAHEIAIRQGLSVEELMKLTLAHVVKGEKINSGFHYLPEVNISIQGVDSNLALRNTLHLMKNLKMPIEIYFEWRDKEGAAYPGEKGKFIWNAK, from the coding sequence ATGATGATGCCAGTTATCAGAATACCTGATCCCATTTACAAGAGGCTCCAAGCCCTGGCTGTGCCTTTCGAGGATACACCCATCACTGTTATTGAGAAGTTATTGAATGAATATGAGGCACGTTACCAGCCTCAGCAAGTTTCTGAAACCGAGAATTATAGAGTTCTTGAACCTGATACTCCAAGCAATTTGCACCATACCAGAGTGCTTCGAGCCGTCATTGGTAGTCAGGAAATTCATCAACCGAACTGGAACAAAATCGTCGATGCAGCACACGAAATTGCTATTCGACAAGGATTGTCTGTAGAGGAACTCATGAAGCTAACCCTTGCCCATGTTGTTAAGGGTGAAAAAATTAATTCTGGTTTTCACTACTTGCCAGAGGTAAATATTTCTATACAAGGTGTAGATTCAAATCTTGCTTTGCGTAACACTTTGCACTTAATGAAGAATTTGAAAATGCCAATTGAAATATACTTCGAGTGGCGTGACAAAGAGGGAGCAGCGTATCCCGGTGAGAAGGGGAAGTTCATTTGGAATGCTAAATAG
- a CDS encoding DUF6888 family protein — MDELQPRVEQLQPRVEQLQSLYRLCHQLTNVMFQPIHIVRLDERSLNIFILAGQDEGIELEIKPDGSIEP, encoded by the coding sequence ATGGACGAGCTACAACCAAGAGTAGAACAGCTACAACCAAGAGTAGAACAGCTACAATCCTTATATAGACTTTGCCATCAACTTACAAATGTGATGTTTCAGCCAATTCATATCGTGCGATTAGATGAACGATCGCTCAATATATTTATATTAGCTGGGCAAGATGAAGGAATAGAGCTAGAAATTAAGCCAGATGGTAGTATAGAACCATGA
- a CDS encoding DUF6887 family protein, whose product MNQVNYTAMSDQELKSYFLTHKDDKEAFYAYMDRRKSRHRDAAIQLNDPAWEEKIIAVIQKQLGSD is encoded by the coding sequence ATGAATCAGGTAAACTATACAGCAATGAGCGACCAAGAGCTAAAGAGCTACTTTCTTACCCACAAGGATGATAAGGAAGCCTTTTATGCTTATATGGATAGACGAAAATCTCGTCATCGTGATGCTGCAATACAATTAAACGATCCGGCTTGGGAAGAAAAGATAATAGCTGTGATTCAGAAACAATTAGGTTCTGATTGA
- a CDS encoding succinate dehydrogenase/fumarate reductase flavoprotein subunit — translation MLEHDVIIVGGGLAGCRAAVEIARTDPSLNIAVVAKTHPIRSHSVAAQGGMAASLKNVDSEDSWQAHAFDTVKGSDYLADQDAVAILAQEAPDVVIDLEHMGVLFSRLPDGRIAQRAFGGHSHNRTCYAADKTGHAILHELVNNLRRYGVQVYEEWYVMRLILEENEAKGVVMFHLLDGRIEVVRAKAVMFATGGYGRVYNTTSNDYASSGDGLAMTAIAGLPLEDMEFVQFHPTGLYPVGVLISEAVRGEGAYLINSEGDRFMANYAPSRMELAPRDITSRAIAYEIRAGRGIHLDGTAGGPFVYLDLRHMGKEKIMSRVPFCWEEAHRLVGVDAVTQPMPVRPTIHYCMGGIPVNTDGQVRSSGDGLVDAFFAAGETSCVSVHGANRLGSNSLLECVVYGKRTGAAIAQFVQRRKLPSIDEQRYVTQAQKEIQSLLEQPGQYRINQVRQAFQDCMTEYCGVFRTDALMSEGLHKLAEIQQRYPQIYLDDKGTCWNTELVEALELRSLMIVGQTILASALNRQESRGAHFREDYSERDDANFLKHTMAYYSPAGIDIQYRPVAITMFEPKERKY, via the coding sequence ATGCTGGAACATGATGTGATTATTGTCGGGGGTGGATTAGCAGGATGTCGCGCTGCTGTAGAAATTGCCCGCACTGACCCTAGTTTAAATATTGCTGTGGTTGCCAAAACCCATCCAATTCGATCGCACTCGGTTGCGGCTCAAGGTGGTATGGCTGCATCGTTGAAAAATGTTGATTCAGAAGATAGTTGGCAAGCACATGCTTTTGATACTGTCAAGGGTTCTGATTACTTGGCAGACCAAGATGCTGTGGCAATTCTCGCCCAAGAAGCGCCAGATGTGGTAATTGACTTGGAACACATGGGCGTTTTGTTCTCTCGCTTACCCGATGGGCGCATTGCCCAACGGGCTTTTGGCGGACATTCCCATAACCGTACTTGCTACGCGGCTGATAAAACCGGTCACGCGATTTTGCACGAATTGGTTAACAACCTCCGGCGTTATGGGGTGCAAGTTTATGAAGAATGGTATGTGATGCGTCTCATTCTGGAAGAAAATGAGGCGAAGGGTGTGGTCATGTTCCATCTTTTGGATGGACGTATAGAGGTGGTGCGAGCCAAGGCGGTGATGTTTGCCACAGGGGGCTATGGTCGCGTTTATAACACCACCTCTAATGATTACGCTTCTTCGGGTGATGGTTTGGCAATGACTGCGATCGCAGGTTTACCCCTCGAAGATATGGAATTTGTGCAGTTTCATCCCACTGGTTTATATCCGGTAGGGGTGCTGATTTCGGAAGCAGTACGGGGTGAAGGGGCGTATCTGATTAATAGTGAAGGCGATCGCTTTATGGCGAACTATGCACCCAGTCGGATGGAACTGGCTCCTCGTGATATTACCTCACGAGCGATCGCTTACGAAATTCGCGCTGGTCGTGGTATTCATCTCGATGGTACTGCTGGTGGCCCCTTTGTCTATCTGGATCTACGCCACATGGGCAAAGAAAAAATTATGAGTCGCGTCCCCTTCTGTTGGGAAGAAGCCCATCGTTTGGTAGGCGTTGACGCGGTAACTCAGCCTATGCCAGTTCGCCCGACAATTCATTATTGTATGGGTGGTATCCCAGTTAATACTGATGGGCAAGTCCGCAGTAGTGGTGATGGTTTAGTTGATGCCTTCTTTGCTGCTGGCGAAACATCTTGTGTTTCCGTACATGGTGCTAATCGTTTGGGGAGTAATTCTCTGCTGGAATGTGTCGTTTATGGCAAGAGAACTGGGGCTGCGATCGCGCAATTTGTCCAAAGACGGAAGTTACCCTCTATAGATGAGCAACGCTATGTAACCCAAGCCCAGAAAGAAATTCAATCTCTGCTAGAACAACCAGGGCAGTACCGAATTAACCAAGTCCGTCAAGCCTTCCAGGATTGTATGACTGAGTACTGCGGTGTTTTCCGCACTGACGCATTAATGAGTGAAGGGTTACACAAATTAGCAGAAATTCAACAGCGATATCCGCAAATTTATTTGGATGATAAAGGAACTTGCTGGAATACAGAACTTGTGGAAGCCTTAGAATTGCGAAGTTTGATGATAGTAGGACAAACGATTTTAGCATCAGCCCTGAATCGTCAGGAAAGTCGTGGCGCACACTTCCGCGAGGATTATTCCGAGCGAGATGATGCGAACTTTCTCAAACACACAATGGCTTACTATTCACCAGCAGGAATTGATATTCAATATCGTCCGGTGGCGATTACTATGTTTGAGCCAAAAGAGAGGAAGTATTAG